From the Candidatus Binatia bacterium genome, one window contains:
- a CDS encoding HIRAN domain-containing protein encodes MRTLFGAWLRRAVGQRASAQEFEGPPGHEPLSVPVVGIAYEPRNELVRLLKLRDPVWLWREPLNPFDGNAIAVANERGVKFGHLSRRLAAILAGFMDQGHNPVPAVVTEVASDVRGGLLGLKVGFYLPEALVEQIQAAARPDIAYCFEIGQAGTKYLSLDCDEPTLHEVMERLQRTGYRCVRHAMSARAAIDGHQYRWYVVLEGDANEERVQEFFAREFGLVPLQRQLEERENEWMELFEQEKAGLQKTITELREELRQARAMAQEIVAQNRRTERQVRKAQREELPKLLTLLLPEIELLRDSLDVIAMELPSYEDVLGKLRLLATAPNRVRAKRVQTAPEWSELRYSTGRGDDGRLYFKRVQDRYAVLVSLKTQQERDMAYLKKH; translated from the coding sequence ATGCGCACGCTCTTCGGCGCTTGGTTGCGGCGAGCAGTGGGCCAGCGGGCGAGTGCCCAAGAGTTCGAAGGCCCACCCGGTCACGAGCCGCTGTCCGTGCCGGTTGTGGGCATTGCTTACGAACCCCGCAACGAACTCGTGCGACTCCTGAAGTTGCGGGATCCTGTATGGCTTTGGCGTGAACCCCTGAACCCTTTCGATGGCAACGCCATCGCCGTAGCGAACGAGCGCGGCGTCAAGTTCGGCCATCTCAGTCGCCGCTTGGCTGCGATCTTGGCTGGGTTCATGGACCAAGGCCACAATCCCGTGCCCGCTGTGGTCACGGAAGTGGCGAGCGACGTGAGAGGCGGTTTGCTCGGGCTCAAAGTGGGCTTTTACTTGCCCGAGGCTCTGGTGGAGCAAATTCAGGCGGCGGCACGGCCAGACATCGCTTACTGCTTCGAAATCGGCCAGGCCGGCACGAAGTATCTCTCGCTCGACTGCGACGAGCCGACGTTGCACGAGGTAATGGAGCGGCTCCAACGTACGGGTTACCGCTGCGTACGCCACGCGATGAGTGCCCGCGCGGCCATCGATGGGCACCAGTACCGCTGGTACGTCGTTCTCGAGGGGGACGCGAATGAGGAACGTGTGCAAGAATTCTTTGCCCGCGAGTTTGGGCTGGTGCCCCTGCAGCGACAACTCGAGGAGCGAGAGAACGAGTGGATGGAGCTGTTCGAGCAAGAAAAAGCGGGACTGCAAAAGACCATCACGGAGCTGCGGGAGGAACTCCGGCAGGCACGCGCGATGGCGCAGGAGATTGTGGCACAGAACCGCCGTACCGAACGGCAGGTGCGCAAGGCCCAACGAGAAGAGTTGCCGAAGCTCCTGACCTTGTTGTTGCCGGAGATCGAGCTGCTGCGTGACTCGTTGGACGTGATCGCCATGGAGTTACCGAGTTACGAGGACGTCCTCGGCAAATTGCGGCTTTTGGCCACTGCGCCCAATCGAGTGCGTGCTAAGCGGGTGCAAACCGCTCCTGAGTGGAGCGAGCTCCGCTACTCGACTGGCCGGGGTGACGACGGCCGTCTCTACTTCAAGCGCGTTCAAGATCGGTACGCGGTGCTCGTGTCGCTCAAGACGCAACAAGAACGCGACATGGCTTACCTGAAAAAGCACTGA